In Halapricum desulfuricans, a single window of DNA contains:
- a CDS encoding PAS domain S-box protein, which produces MSEVNRSYERLNAIPTLSLTTVLESIPDAVIVVDITTDEIVAVNDAAGELFECQPETLVGHTRHTLHPAENRDAYDTAFSRARESEQVERLPDGSPLYIETQTGECVPVEINAQRIQKQNRTFVLGVFRDISARLERQQQLRTTTTRLKTLLDAAPLPIAALDTEGQIQLWNQAAEDTFGYSSAEIVGESYPLLTEESLTDLLNRILDGEDLNGYETVLRTKDGSRLHTELFAQPLYNDDDTVTGVIGTAVEITDRKRRRHGLEVLHRVLRHNLRNKLTIIQGHTSALKNDEDPDSGLTQKAAEKIETAAADLAGLSRQVTQSQFLTDKSVARSKPLNLEELVITMEAVLAETTTGSVAAPTADETVAIPAPANSAIGQLLSHTGEYMSQPAIDVTVDISETEVVVTIRGNEPLLSDSHHDLLTRGVETELNHGLGLDIAQVYLTLLEIGGEIELVGRPIPETALQVTLPRLNQ; this is translated from the coding sequence ATGTCCGAAGTGAACCGGTCGTACGAGAGGTTGAACGCGATCCCGACACTTTCGTTGACTACTGTCCTTGAAAGTATCCCGGATGCAGTGATTGTTGTAGACATCACCACGGACGAAATTGTCGCGGTTAACGATGCAGCTGGGGAATTGTTTGAATGCCAGCCCGAGACGCTAGTTGGCCATACACGACACACACTCCACCCAGCGGAGAATCGCGACGCCTACGACACTGCGTTCAGCCGTGCGCGCGAGAGTGAACAGGTCGAACGCCTCCCGGACGGCAGCCCGCTCTATATTGAGACACAGACGGGCGAATGCGTCCCAGTGGAAATCAACGCCCAACGTATTCAAAAGCAAAATCGGACGTTCGTACTCGGTGTCTTCCGTGATATCAGTGCTCGTCTCGAACGCCAACAGCAACTCCGGACAACGACAACTCGACTCAAAACGCTCCTCGATGCGGCTCCGCTACCAATCGCTGCTCTTGACACCGAAGGACAAATCCAGTTGTGGAATCAAGCGGCGGAAGACACGTTCGGATACAGTTCTGCCGAAATCGTCGGTGAATCATATCCGTTACTGACTGAGGAATCACTTACTGACTTGCTCAATCGTATCCTTGACGGCGAGGATCTCAACGGATATGAGACAGTTCTTCGTACGAAAGACGGTTCCCGACTCCATACGGAACTATTCGCCCAGCCGCTCTACAACGATGATGACACCGTGACTGGTGTCATTGGGACTGCAGTCGAGATCACCGACCGTAAGCGGCGTCGCCACGGACTTGAAGTCCTGCATCGGGTGCTCCGACACAATCTACGGAACAAACTAACGATCATTCAGGGGCACACCTCGGCTCTCAAGAATGATGAAGACCCAGATTCGGGACTCACACAGAAAGCCGCCGAGAAAATCGAGACCGCAGCCGCAGATCTAGCCGGGTTAAGCCGTCAAGTCACCCAGTCTCAGTTCCTTACTGACAAGTCAGTGGCACGCTCTAAACCACTCAACCTCGAAGAACTCGTGATCACGATGGAGGCCGTCCTTGCAGAGACCACAACCGGGTCAGTTGCTGCTCCGACTGCCGATGAGACAGTCGCGATACCGGCACCAGCAAACTCCGCCATCGGACAGCTCCTCTCACACACTGGGGAGTATATGTCGCAACCAGCCATCGATGTGACCGTTGACATCTCAGAGACGGAAGTGGTGGTGACGATCCGCGGAAACGAACCCTTACTCTCAGATAGCCATCACGATCTACTCACTCGCGGGGTAGAGACTGAGCTAAACCACGGCCTTGGATTGGACATAGCGCAGGTTTATTTGACGCTGCTTGAGATCGGTGGAGAGATTGAACTCGTTGGTCGGCCAATCCCCGAAACAGCTCTACAAGTGACACTCCCCCGCCTGAACCAGTAG
- a CDS encoding helix-hairpin-helix domain-containing protein produces the protein MGLSDLLDRIKAALGLGGPRGQQSERRPPRTGDELATESTSEETTVTVEREPSTGSEDAVKGTDTTGEAAEEGDVSATEDAEEAGDDEPEGDEAADETEPGEKPSAEQGETAPDEETEPDEETKPEPDEGLGTDEPTDVIKGIGSTYADRLADAGVETVADLAVRDADALAEETDISEKRLQTWIDRAKHR, from the coding sequence ATGGGATTGTCGGACCTACTCGATCGGATCAAGGCGGCGCTCGGGCTCGGTGGACCCCGAGGCCAGCAGTCGGAACGGCGACCACCCCGGACGGGAGACGAACTGGCCACCGAATCCACGTCCGAAGAGACGACAGTTACAGTCGAGCGCGAACCCTCGACGGGGTCCGAAGACGCCGTCAAGGGCACTGACACGACAGGCGAGGCTGCCGAGGAAGGCGATGTCTCGGCGACCGAGGACGCCGAAGAGGCCGGCGACGATGAGCCGGAGGGAGACGAAGCGGCCGACGAGACAGAACCCGGCGAAAAACCGAGTGCAGAACAGGGTGAGACAGCACCCGACGAGGAAACAGAGCCGGACGAGGAGACCAAACCGGAACCGGACGAGGGTCTCGGGACGGACGAACCGACCGACGTGATCAAGGGAATCGGATCGACGTACGCCGATCGGCTCGCCGACGCCGGCGTGGAGACGGTCGCGGATCTGGCGGTTCGTGACGCCGATGCGCTCGCCGAGGAGACCGACATCTCCGAGAAGCGCCTGCAGACCTGGATCGACCGCGCGAAACACCGCTGA
- the guaA gene encoding glutamine-hydrolyzing GMP synthase: MVDVEQFVDEKIDEIGDAIGDAEAVIALSGGVDSSTAAALAYEAVGDQLHPVYVDTGLMRKGETEQIRETFDYMDSLRIVDAKDRFLDELSGVTDPEEKRHVIGEQFIREFETVADEVDADYLVQGTIYPDRIESEGTIKSHHNVGGLPERIDFEGIVEPMRDLYKDEVREVARELALEEIISERMPFPGPGLAVRIIGEVTEEKLEVAREANHVVEEELAEYDPWQALAAVIGKATGVKGDNRVHGWVVAVRSVDSRDGMTARAQEIDWETLQRIQSRITGSHENVARVVYDVTHKPPATIEYE; encoded by the coding sequence ATGGTCGACGTCGAGCAGTTCGTCGACGAGAAGATCGACGAGATTGGCGACGCGATCGGCGACGCCGAGGCGGTCATCGCGCTGTCGGGCGGCGTCGACTCCTCGACTGCGGCCGCGCTCGCCTACGAGGCCGTCGGCGACCAGCTGCACCCTGTCTACGTCGACACCGGTCTGATGCGAAAGGGCGAAACCGAGCAGATCCGGGAAACGTTCGACTACATGGACAGTCTGCGGATCGTCGACGCAAAAGACCGGTTCCTCGACGAGCTGTCGGGAGTCACCGACCCCGAAGAGAAACGACACGTCATCGGCGAGCAGTTCATCCGCGAGTTCGAGACCGTCGCCGATGAGGTCGACGCCGACTACCTCGTCCAGGGGACGATCTACCCGGACCGAATCGAATCGGAGGGGACGATCAAATCCCACCACAACGTCGGCGGGCTACCCGAGCGCATCGACTTCGAGGGGATCGTCGAACCCATGCGGGACCTCTACAAGGACGAGGTCCGGGAGGTCGCTCGCGAACTCGCCCTCGAGGAGATCATCTCCGAGCGGATGCCGTTTCCCGGGCCCGGACTCGCGGTGCGGATCATCGGCGAAGTCACCGAGGAGAAACTCGAGGTCGCCCGCGAGGCCAACCACGTCGTCGAGGAGGAACTGGCGGAGTACGACCCCTGGCAGGCGCTTGCCGCAGTCATCGGCAAGGCGACGGGCGTCAAAGGCGACAACCGCGTCCACGGCTGGGTCGTGGCCGTCCGTTCGGTCGACTCCCGGGACGGCATGACCGCCCGCGCACAGGAGATCGACTGGGAGACCCTCCAGCGAATCCAGTCGCGCATCACCGGTTCTCACGAGAACGTCGCCCGCGTCGTCTACGACGTCACACACAAGCCGCCGGCGACGATCGAATACGAGTGA
- a CDS encoding DUF3054 domain-containing protein, whose product MQVVDAIGRRVDRTRLSALVALGDVALLALFVTVGEVSHGTPPWEFPVRAVEALVPFLLGWGIAAFVGGLYTSDAWEFPLRAVSWTTPGWLTAVLIAMAIRSLPFVRGGVQLSFVAVSVAVGLVLLVPWRTTVALRYGR is encoded by the coding sequence ATGCAGGTGGTCGATGCGATCGGTCGCCGGGTCGACCGGACGCGACTGTCCGCGCTGGTCGCTCTCGGTGACGTCGCCTTGCTCGCACTGTTCGTCACGGTCGGCGAGGTTTCCCACGGTACTCCTCCCTGGGAGTTTCCGGTTCGGGCCGTCGAAGCGCTCGTCCCGTTTCTACTCGGGTGGGGGATCGCGGCGTTCGTCGGCGGGCTGTACACGAGCGACGCCTGGGAGTTTCCGCTCCGTGCCGTCTCCTGGACGACGCCCGGCTGGCTGACGGCCGTTCTGATCGCGATGGCGATCCGGTCGCTACCGTTCGTCCGCGGGGGCGTCCAGCTCTCGTTCGTCGCCGTTTCAGTGGCTGTCGGACTCGTCTTGCTCGTTCCCTGGCGAACGACGGTCGCACTGCGATACGGCCGGTAG
- a CDS encoding galactokinase, with the protein MYQVRSPGAAVLFGDRTPDTGGYTLSVATDRATALAATPAEDVTVTLGDETRTFETADPQPAGDWADPIRGCYAVLADAGFEPGGFEGGVDGELIEPSALAGNRPADVNVTSSLELAVLALLGSAYELDLSRLDIARLARRVETEFLGRDRPTAASFAIALSKAGLALFVDADADSYARVAVPDALQLLSVSTGSDGVGERVSERRNGVRRALEELGVESAPEVDLAMLPQLDGPGADRLGYLVRENARVSQAATALDDGDLDRFGELLDEAHHDLTENVGAGSPTVDRILETAGEHGAYGARTIGSDVLVAVKSGRAPALLEAIENIGGDAAVSAIDTADGVTVSER; encoded by the coding sequence ATGTATCAGGTTCGTTCCCCCGGAGCGGCGGTCCTGTTCGGCGATCGAACGCCCGACACCGGCGGGTACACGCTCTCGGTCGCGACCGATCGGGCGACGGCGCTTGCAGCGACTCCGGCCGAAGACGTGACCGTCACGCTCGGGGACGAGACTCGGACGTTCGAAACAGCAGACCCACAGCCGGCCGGCGACTGGGCCGACCCGATCCGCGGCTGTTACGCCGTACTCGCGGACGCCGGGTTCGAACCTGGGGGGTTCGAGGGGGGCGTCGACGGCGAACTGATCGAACCGAGCGCACTGGCTGGAAATCGGCCCGCCGACGTCAACGTCACTTCGAGCCTGGAACTCGCAGTGCTGGCGCTGCTCGGATCGGCCTACGAGCTGGACCTCTCGCGGCTGGATATCGCCCGACTCGCCCGGCGTGTGGAGACGGAGTTTCTCGGCCGCGACCGTCCGACCGCCGCGTCGTTCGCGATCGCACTCTCGAAAGCGGGATTGGCGCTGTTCGTCGATGCGGACGCTGATTCGTACGCCCGAGTAGCCGTGCCCGACGCGCTCCAGTTGCTCTCCGTCTCGACGGGATCTGACGGCGTCGGGGAGCGGGTCAGCGAGCGGCGTAACGGCGTCCGGCGGGCGCTCGAAGAGCTCGGTGTCGAATCCGCCCCCGAGGTCGATCTGGCGATGCTCCCGCAGCTTGACGGGCCCGGAGCGGATCGACTGGGCTATCTCGTCCGCGAGAACGCACGCGTCAGTCAGGCGGCGACGGCGCTCGACGACGGCGATCTCGATCGATTCGGCGAACTACTCGACGAGGCACACCACGACCTGACCGAGAACGTCGGGGCGGGTTCGCCCACTGTCGACCGGATCCTCGAGACGGCCGGAGAACACGGGGCATACGGCGCACGGACGATCGGTTCCGATGTCCTCGTGGCGGTCAAGAGCGGGCGCGCGCCGGCGCTGCTCGAGGCCATCGAGAACATCGGGGGTGATGCGGCTGTGAGCGCGATCGATACGGCCGACGGCGTCACCGTCTCGGAGCGTTAG
- the fen gene encoding flap endonuclease-1, translating to MGNAALRELAVLEDVPFADLQGSVVAVDAHNWLYRYLTTTVKWTSDEVYTTSDGEEVANLVGVVQGLPKFFEHDLTPVFVFDGAVTDLKDDEVQQRREQREAAQQRLETAREEGDEIAVARLESRTQRLTETIVETTRELLELLDVPIVDAPAEGEAQAAVMARRGDVDYVGTEDYDALLFGAPLTLRQLTSKGDPELMDLDATLEAHDISWEQLIDVAILCGTDFNEGVSGYGPKTSVKAIKEHGDLWGVIEADGLHVENADRIRQLFRDPPVTETPDLDLDVSPDVDAAREYVTGTWEVDPEEVERGFERIEQSQVQTGLDQWS from the coding sequence ATGGGAAACGCAGCGCTGCGCGAACTGGCGGTCCTCGAGGACGTCCCGTTCGCCGACCTGCAGGGGTCGGTCGTCGCCGTGGACGCCCACAACTGGCTGTACCGGTACCTGACGACGACAGTCAAGTGGACCAGCGATGAGGTCTACACGACCAGCGACGGCGAAGAAGTCGCCAACCTCGTCGGCGTCGTCCAGGGACTGCCGAAGTTCTTCGAACACGATCTGACGCCCGTATTCGTCTTCGACGGCGCAGTCACCGACCTGAAAGACGACGAAGTACAGCAGCGACGCGAGCAACGCGAGGCCGCCCAACAGCGCCTCGAAACCGCCCGCGAGGAAGGCGACGAGATCGCCGTCGCACGGCTGGAGAGCCGCACCCAGCGACTGACCGAGACGATCGTCGAGACGACCCGCGAGCTGCTCGAACTGCTGGACGTGCCGATCGTCGACGCGCCGGCCGAGGGCGAGGCACAGGCGGCGGTGATGGCCCGCCGCGGCGACGTCGATTACGTCGGCACCGAGGACTACGACGCGCTGCTGTTCGGCGCACCGCTGACGCTCCGGCAGTTGACCAGCAAGGGCGATCCGGAACTGATGGATCTGGACGCGACGCTCGAAGCGCACGACATCTCCTGGGAGCAGTTGATCGACGTCGCGATCCTCTGCGGGACGGATTTCAACGAGGGCGTGTCCGGATACGGGCCGAAAACGTCCGTCAAAGCCATCAAAGAGCACGGCGACCTGTGGGGCGTCATCGAGGCCGACGGACTCCACGTCGAGAACGCCGACCGGATCAGACAGCTCTTTCGCGATCCGCCGGTCACCGAGACGCCGGACCTCGATCTCGACGTCTCGCCGGACGTGGACGCGGCCCGCGAGTACGTCACCGGGACCTGGGAGGTCGATCCCGAGGAGGTCGAGCGCGGGTTCGAGCGGATCGAGCAATCGCAAGTCCAAACCGGCCTCGACCAGTGGTCGTGA
- a CDS encoding CTP synthase, which yields MPTESDTGYDPTLGNKFVFVTGGVMSGLGKGITAASTGRLLKNAGFDVTAVKIDPYLNVDAGTMNPFQHGEVYVLKDGGEVDLDLGNYERFLDEDMTSDHNVTTGKTYRHVIEKERAGDYLGKTVQIIPHITDDIKRRIREAAEGTDVCIVEVGGTVGDIEGMPYLEALRQFAHEQDDNDILFTHVTLVPYSKNGEQKTKPTQHSVKELRSIGLQPDILVGRCEDRLYPDVKEKIALFCDVPTEAVFSNPDVEDIYHVPLMVEEEGLDEYVMQELGLAERALPEEERDNTWRNLVTQETTGEVDIALVGKYDLEDAYMSVNEALKHAGLEKNVDVNIRWVDSDEDDVTESANLTEADGVVVPGGFGARGTEGKVEAIRYAREHDVPFLGLCLGFQMAVVEIARNVLGYEEAHSAEMDEETPDPVIDILPEQEHTEDMGGTMRLGAHQTDITPGTLAEDLYESTVCTERHRHRYEVNPEYFEDFAETSVVFSGRAGRRMEILELDDHPYFLGTQFHPEFRSRPTRASPPFVGLLEAVLGERDWREPETEVEA from the coding sequence ATGCCCACTGAATCCGACACGGGGTACGACCCCACACTCGGAAACAAGTTCGTTTTCGTCACCGGCGGGGTGATGTCCGGGCTCGGCAAGGGGATCACGGCCGCCAGCACCGGCCGACTCCTGAAAAACGCCGGGTTCGACGTCACTGCTGTCAAGATCGACCCGTACCTGAACGTCGACGCAGGCACGATGAACCCCTTCCAGCACGGCGAGGTGTACGTGCTCAAGGACGGCGGCGAGGTCGACCTCGACCTGGGGAACTACGAGCGGTTCCTCGATGAGGACATGACCTCCGACCACAACGTCACGACCGGCAAGACCTATCGCCACGTCATCGAGAAGGAACGCGCCGGCGACTACCTCGGCAAGACCGTCCAGATCATCCCGCACATCACCGACGACATCAAACGGCGGATCCGCGAAGCCGCCGAAGGGACCGACGTCTGTATCGTCGAGGTCGGTGGGACCGTCGGCGACATCGAGGGGATGCCCTATCTGGAGGCGCTGCGGCAGTTCGCTCACGAACAGGACGACAACGACATCCTCTTTACCCACGTCACGCTCGTCCCCTACTCGAAAAACGGCGAGCAGAAGACCAAGCCGACCCAACACTCCGTGAAGGAACTGCGCTCGATCGGCCTCCAGCCGGATATCCTGGTCGGGCGCTGTGAGGATCGGCTCTACCCCGACGTCAAGGAGAAAATCGCGCTGTTCTGTGACGTCCCGACGGAGGCGGTCTTCTCGAACCCGGACGTCGAGGACATCTATCACGTCCCGCTGATGGTCGAGGAGGAAGGCCTCGACGAGTACGTCATGCAGGAACTCGGACTCGCGGAGCGCGCACTGCCCGAAGAGGAACGCGACAACACCTGGCGGAACCTCGTCACACAGGAGACCACCGGCGAGGTCGACATCGCCCTCGTGGGGAAGTACGACCTCGAGGACGCCTACATGTCGGTCAACGAGGCGCTGAAACACGCCGGCCTGGAGAAGAACGTCGACGTCAATATCCGCTGGGTCGACTCCGACGAGGACGACGTCACCGAGAGCGCGAACCTCACCGAGGCCGACGGCGTCGTCGTCCCCGGAGGGTTCGGTGCCCGCGGCACGGAAGGCAAGGTCGAGGCGATCCGGTACGCCCGCGAGCACGACGTGCCGTTTTTGGGGCTGTGTCTGGGCTTCCAGATGGCCGTCGTCGAGATCGCCCGCAACGTTCTGGGGTACGAGGAGGCCCACTCCGCGGAGATGGACGAGGAGACGCCCGATCCGGTCATCGACATCCTGCCCGAGCAGGAACACACCGAGGACATGGGCGGGACGATGCGACTCGGAGCCCACCAGACCGACATCACGCCCGGGACGCTCGCGGAAGACCTCTACGAGTCGACGGTCTGCACCGAACGGCATCGCCACCGCTACGAGGTCAACCCCGAGTACTTCGAGGACTTCGCCGAGACCTCGGTGGTCTTTTCCGGTCGCGCGGGTCGGCGGATGGAGATCCTCGAACTCGACGACCACCCCTACTTCCTGGGGACGCAGTTCCACCCCGAGTTCCGCTCGCGGCCGACGCGCGCCTCGCCGCCCTTCGTCGGGCTACTCGAGGCAGTGCTTGGCGAACGTGACTGGCGCGAACCGGAAACGGAGGTGGAGGCCTGA
- a CDS encoding anthranilate synthase component II → MSGLSVLVIDNYDSFAYNLVQYVGEIVESSEDDRKESSKWASGGEEATSHHDDVIVRRNDEIDIEGIRELDPDAIVVSPGPGTPAEAGVSTAIFEELSIPTLGVCLGHQALCAANGGSVGYAPDVVHGKPSTISHDGAGVFARLPETFEVGRYHSLAVERADLPDGLIETARTDDERSLVMAVRHESRPHVGVQFHPESVLTEHGKRLLASFFREYW, encoded by the coding sequence ATGAGCGGGCTGTCGGTACTGGTGATCGACAACTACGATTCGTTCGCGTACAATCTCGTGCAGTACGTTGGAGAAATCGTCGAGAGTAGCGAGGACGACCGCAAGGAGTCCTCGAAGTGGGCGAGCGGCGGCGAGGAAGCAACCAGCCACCACGACGACGTGATCGTCCGCCGCAACGACGAAATCGACATCGAGGGGATCCGCGAACTCGACCCGGACGCGATCGTCGTCTCGCCGGGGCCGGGGACACCGGCGGAAGCGGGCGTCTCGACGGCAATCTTCGAGGAACTGTCGATCCCGACGCTGGGAGTGTGTCTGGGCCATCAGGCGCTGTGTGCGGCCAACGGCGGGTCGGTCGGCTACGCGCCGGACGTTGTCCACGGCAAGCCGTCGACGATCTCCCACGACGGGGCGGGGGTCTTCGCGCGGCTGCCGGAGACGTTCGAGGTCGGCCGCTATCACTCGCTGGCGGTCGAGCGGGCCGACTTGCCCGACGGGCTGATCGAGACGGCCCGGACCGACGACGAACGGTCGCTCGTTATGGCGGTTCGACACGAGTCACGGCCGCACGTCGGCGTGCAGTTCCATCCCGAGAGTGTCCTGACCGAGCACGGGAAACGGTTGCTGGCGTCGTTCTTCCGGGAATACTGGTGA
- a CDS encoding class I SAM-dependent methyltransferase produces the protein MSTGDVALFDRFARYYDLFVPGAKATNLSRGLETATRPVERLVDVGGGTGRAARALGVDQRVVLDASRGMLSQTALSSIQGDAGRLPLATDAVDAITVVDALHHIHGWDAVFEEAFRVLSPGGVLVISDFDPATVPGRLLVAGERLVGFDSCFESPDRLRERLEAIGFETRLIDGGFGYTVAAVVPKREGT, from the coding sequence ATGTCCACCGGCGACGTCGCCCTCTTCGACCGTTTCGCGCGCTACTACGATTTGTTCGTGCCCGGCGCGAAGGCGACCAATCTCTCTCGCGGACTTGAGACGGCGACCCGACCGGTCGAACGACTGGTCGATGTCGGCGGCGGGACCGGCCGGGCGGCGCGGGCGCTCGGCGTCGATCAGCGGGTCGTCCTCGACGCCTCGCGGGGGATGCTCTCTCAGACTGCGCTCTCGAGCATCCAGGGCGACGCCGGCCGACTCCCGCTTGCGACCGACGCCGTCGACGCGATCACCGTCGTCGACGCGCTGCATCACATCCACGGCTGGGACGCCGTCTTCGAGGAGGCGTTTCGCGTGCTCTCCCCGGGCGGCGTGCTCGTGATCAGCGACTTCGACCCGGCGACCGTCCCCGGACGGCTGCTGGTGGCCGGCGAGCGACTCGTCGGATTCGATTCGTGTTTCGAGTCGCCTGACCGACTCCGCGAGCGTCTCGAGGCGATCGGTTTCGAGACCCGACTGATCGACGGCGGGTTCGGATACACGGTCGCCGCAGTCGTCCCGAAACGCGAAGGCACATAG
- a CDS encoding DUF7331 family protein: MSGNATDNTAGPATDDNQPQRYAELTLDDDEFVIYDRENHEAWIQSTVAVAIEEYR, translated from the coding sequence ATGAGCGGCAATGCCACGGACAACACGGCCGGGCCAGCGACGGACGACAACCAGCCACAGCGATACGCCGAGCTGACACTCGATGACGACGAGTTCGTCATCTACGATCGGGAAAACCACGAGGCCTGGATCCAGTCGACCGTAGCCGTGGCGATCGAAGAGTACCGGTAG
- a CDS encoding GNAT family N-acetyltransferase codes for MEFELLGWPAEGPTLRLDYEQFSYAGKFVMSSTGKAVVREDGDVVAAAAFDPDRTDDSALRIRYVTVRRDRRGEGIGSRLLRTVRERASERGFGRVVIAVNNPFAYEAASKAGFGYTGERTGLAERVLAWPAPNRDERYREGLTTFREDDLESGVAEFVESRETAPPVVEPFST; via the coding sequence ATGGAATTCGAACTGCTCGGTTGGCCCGCCGAGGGACCGACGCTGCGACTCGACTACGAGCAGTTCAGCTACGCCGGCAAGTTCGTCATGTCCTCGACGGGCAAGGCGGTCGTGCGCGAGGACGGCGACGTCGTCGCCGCGGCGGCGTTCGACCCCGATCGGACTGACGACTCGGCGCTTCGGATCCGGTACGTGACCGTCCGTCGCGACCGCCGGGGAGAGGGAATCGGCTCACGGCTGCTCCGGACGGTTCGCGAACGAGCATCGGAACGGGGCTTCGGCCGGGTCGTGATCGCCGTGAACAACCCGTTCGCCTACGAGGCCGCCTCGAAGGCCGGGTTCGGCTACACGGGCGAACGGACGGGCCTGGCCGAGCGCGTCCTGGCCTGGCCCGCTCCGAACCGTGACGAACGCTATCGAGAGGGCCTGACGACCTTCCGCGAGGACGACCTCGAATCCGGTGTCGCCGAGTTCGTCGAATCCCGCGAGACGGCACCGCCGGTCGTCGAACCGTTCTCCACGTGA
- the pabB gene encoding aminodeoxychorismate synthase, component I has protein sequence MGKPRVETDRESFLTAATATSGDHRVPVEVTVEVDDPFEAYRRARAGDGSVYLGTTGGRSGWGYFGVDPVELVETWPGEGTLSTLESVVGGESLSRGDCEIPYPCGAIGWLSYDVAREIESLPESATRDRDLPRMQLGVYDRLAAWREPREQPTTVHVTACPRVDAFEGAFDAYEHGRERALELAEAAVDGDPTVGPPSVERERATFRSECGADAFAERVRRVKAHVRDGNTFQANVSHRLAAPAAAHPVAVFDALRSVNPAPYSALLEFPGVDLVSASPELLLDRAGQRLETEPIAGTRPRGETPAADERLEAELTGDEKERAEHAMLVDLERNDLGKVSEYGTVEVSEYRRVDRYSEVMHLVSLVEGRLRGDRTLQDAVEAVFPGGTITGAPKPRTMAIIDEVESTRRGPYTGSIGIFGFDDRATLNIVIRTLVRYGREYHLRVGAGIVHDSDPRREYQETLDKGRALINAVDAAMDSGPDFAVGERGEQSEGGQSR, from the coding sequence ATGGGCAAACCGCGAGTCGAGACGGATCGGGAGTCCTTTCTGACGGCAGCGACGGCGACCTCCGGCGACCACCGCGTCCCCGTCGAGGTCACGGTCGAAGTCGACGACCCGTTCGAGGCCTACCGACGCGCACGGGCCGGAGACGGCAGCGTCTATCTGGGGACCACCGGCGGTCGCTCGGGCTGGGGGTACTTCGGCGTCGATCCGGTCGAACTCGTCGAGACGTGGCCCGGCGAGGGGACGCTGTCGACGCTCGAATCGGTCGTCGGTGGGGAGTCGCTGTCCCGGGGAGACTGTGAGATACCTTATCCGTGCGGCGCGATCGGCTGGCTCTCCTACGACGTCGCCCGTGAGATCGAGTCGCTCCCGGAATCGGCCACCCGCGACCGGGACCTGCCGCGCATGCAACTTGGCGTCTACGACCGGCTGGCCGCCTGGCGCGAACCGCGCGAGCAGCCGACGACGGTGCACGTGACCGCCTGTCCCCGCGTGGATGCCTTCGAGGGCGCGTTTGACGCATACGAGCACGGCCGCGAGCGGGCACTCGAGCTGGCCGAAGCGGCCGTCGACGGCGATCCGACCGTCGGGCCACCGTCAGTCGAGCGCGAGCGAGCGACGTTCCGGAGCGAGTGTGGGGCAGACGCCTTCGCCGAGCGGGTTCGACGAGTCAAAGCACACGTCCGTGACGGGAATACGTTTCAGGCGAACGTCTCCCATCGCCTCGCGGCTCCGGCGGCGGCCCATCCGGTCGCTGTCTTCGATGCGTTGCGGTCGGTCAACCCAGCCCCGTACTCGGCGTTGCTGGAGTTCCCGGGTGTCGATCTGGTGTCCGCCAGTCCCGAACTGCTCCTGGATCGAGCGGGTCAGCGACTCGAAACCGAGCCGATCGCGGGGACGCGACCGCGCGGCGAGACGCCGGCGGCGGACGAGCGACTGGAAGCCGAGCTGACCGGCGACGAGAAGGAGCGGGCCGAACACGCGATGCTCGTCGACCTCGAGCGCAACGACCTCGGGAAGGTCAGCGAGTACGGGACCGTCGAGGTGAGCGAGTACCGCCGCGTCGACCGCTACAGCGAGGTGATGCACCTCGTGTCGCTCGTCGAGGGGCGTCTGCGCGGCGACCGGACACTCCAAGACGCCGTCGAAGCGGTGTTCCCGGGCGGGACAATCACCGGCGCGCCCAAGCCCCGGACGATGGCTATCATCGACGAGGTCGAGTCGACCCGCCGCGGTCCCTACACGGGATCGATCGGGATCTTCGGGTTCGACGACCGGGCGACGCTGAACATCGTCATCCGGACGCTAGTCCGGTACGGACGGGAGTATCACCTCCGGGTCGGCGCGGGGATCGTCCACGACTCGGACCCGCGGCGGGAGTATCAGGAGACGCTGGACAAGGGGCGAGCGCTGATCAACGCCGTCGACGCGGCTATGGACAGCGGGCCTGATTTTGCTGTCGGGGAACGTGGCGAACAGTCCGAGGGAGGGCAGTCGCGATGA